The Epinephelus lanceolatus isolate andai-2023 chromosome 17, ASM4190304v1, whole genome shotgun sequence region CTACATTGTAGACTAGGTTAAACACTGGATTTTACCACGCATATAATGTTCTTTGTGTAAATATCAAACATTGAATGAAATCAGTCTTTGCATTAAATGATGTCTTAATGATCTAAAAGTTAATCCTTCATTTAGTGCATAGACTTCAAAGGTGGCAAATAAAATTTCTGAGAGGCAGGGCggacaaaaaaatcaaatactTGCCTGCCACAGTGTCAGCTagtgaaaaaaattgaacttCAGACCTTGCCTGATGGATCCCAagattgcatttcagccaatgcgttccacctcttttgctctccatATCAAGTGTTTACCTGCAGCTCAAATGTGACTGGTCAATACTACTAATACTACAAACGAAAACCAGAACACTTTCGATTGCCAACAGATTCTGCATAATATGCAGATAACTCTTTAAAGAGATTAATTTGTTAATTCAGCAACTATGGTGCTGTGTTTTGTTAAGACATTCAATGACAAAGCATTTGCTCGCTTTTTTCTCCACAGTAACAGCAGACAGGGCTCTTGTGTATTGTAGTATTTAGAGTCATGCCAAACTGACAGAAAAACATGACTTCTCAGAAACAAAGATGAAACAATTGAAACCGGGGGCCATAGCATAATCCCATAGCATTGTTAAATCATTCCTACGACTCCTGTGTTTGTATCTTGAGGAACATTGCCATTATCAGTTCTGCTTATCAGTCAAATTCTTTATCAATTCCCTCATTGATTCTTGAACTAATCAAatgtgtgggaaaaaaagtagGCCTTCACAGGTTTTTAGTGTCATAACAACCGTTTTATTACCTTTGAGTCTGAACACACTGTAGAAACAGAATATAAAAAAGGAATGTGACTCGTGTGCAGGAGCACTACTGTTTAACTGTtttcttagtcaaagaaaaGATGTGCTAAGTCTGCCTGCGTGGCGCTAATGTCATTATAACAGGATATTTACCCTTGGTAACAGATGTGCTGCTTGGTTGGGAAGCAGTGAAACCCATGAGTGAGTTTGACATCATTGATTTGCAATGTGCAACTGTAAGAAAACATGCTGGCATCGATTAAGGGAACTGACAAGTTCAGAGGTGTACGATTCAGATTCCAATTTTGAACCAGTTCTTAACTGGAACTGGGTCTTTTTTCCGATCCCTATATAGTGGTATTTACAATACTTGAGAACCAGCAGCTACTCCCACTTCAAAGCTGTATAAAACAATCTCTGCCTGGTTAAAGCCCACATATTTCACACTCCACACCCCCAGTTTAAAGTGTAGGTTTAGAGAGAGACATGAAAGACAttatacaactgttttcacaggctgagtagCACTCCTCCTGATGAGTAAACTGGTCTCCATGTGTACAACTGATAGTGCCCCTTTAACCACAGAAAGTATTTCTTATTCAGACTGTGACAGTGTTAGTTGTGGTCAGGTAACTTGGCATCTTAAGCATAGTAAGCCTTGTTTGTTGAATGGTAATGTGTGGTAATCTTATGGTAATGGGGACTAATGCCATCTTAAAACTCAAAATCCTTATCGGCTGGATGAGCCTGTGGATTTGGTGGGACTTTTGAATGCAGATGCACGCTCTCTTCAGTCTGCCACATTCATGCACGTACTGTACTGTATCTACATCTGTGTCTGAGACTGATGTGCCTGCGAATGTAACCCAGCAAATCCACTGAGCATTTCACAGGGAAAATATGGAGCGCTGCCCAACCTCTGCACAAAGCACTTTCAGCATGATCAATATGTGCATATCTAAAAAGTGGGggaacagcaaaaaaaaaagggaacaaaGGACCAACATGTATTCCCCAAGATTACAACAGGCAAATATTAATAGAGCGAGTAACGTTTCGTGACTACCAATGCTTTCAACTCATTGTCTCTTGAGGTTGTGAGACAGACTTTAATTTGAGCTGGACAACCTCTGATTGATAACTAGTCACAAAAATGCATTACATGCAAATGCTTATGTCTATAatgttttattgctttataaTGATACATTAGTCATCCTAATTTGACATTCTGGGTGTAATTATAATGAACATATGCTGAGTAAGGTGTTTTgtaaacatttttgtttatttcactcAGCTTAATTATCTTCTTGAaatattgttttgtctcttttgagGATAAACCTTGTTTTGGTAAATTCACTTGCTCAATCTGTTATTTCTTATTCTCTTGTGTTCATCATTATGCCCAGTTCCAACaaacagcatgaaaatcaaaagGTCGTGCTTGCAGTTTTACTCAAAAATTACATTAGCAGTAGTGTTGTCTAATAAGTGCCTCATCCAGACAAAGCATTTTTATGTGGAATGTACCGTATAGCTTGTCTCTATCACAGGGATTTTGTCCTCATGCAAATTGCTTGCTCTTGTTTATAGCAGACAGCCTGCGCCACTTTAAGATTCCAACTCAGAGATACATATCGCAAGTCATCATTCTTTTTGCTGAAGGAAGCAATGTTGCTGACATTGCCATGTTGCATTAGAGTCACACCAAGAAAACAAGGGGACATAATCTAGGACATGCTGTCTGGAATCATCCGAAACAACTTCAGATAATCGACTCTGAGCCGCAGAATTCCTTCTTCTCAGACGGGCCAAAGCTCCTAGACCAACAGGATAATAAACCTACAACTCCTAGCAGCAAAAaaagtctgtaccaggcagcaGCGACGGATTTGGAACCTACTCTAAAGCCTCCATCAGATAAACTGAGTAATTATGAGAAAATTAAGACTGAAAATGACACATGAGCAAATGTTTTATACAAAGCGGGTCATAGCTGATTAACAACAGTTGTTGGTGTAACTTCATTAGAATAGATCTCATGCTTCAAATATGCAATCTGATATGGCAAGGgactgtgaacactgcagtgcaGCATGCTGCGTGCTTTGCGTCAGCAAAATGAGCATCGTGCTACCTTGCCCTCATAACTCCTgttgaggtgcccttgagcaaaaaCATTTGACActagtctgctctgattggagCTACTCAGCAGCCACCACTAGCAGACTGGTTACACTGGAATATACGTGTTCACCTcagtgttgttgaaagaaaTGGTCCCCACTCACCAGTCTTGCAGATTGGACAGCACTGATCCGGCTCGTACTCTGGGTCCACACACTCAGTCTGAGGGCAGGCTGCCACAGAACACAACACCTCCCCACTTGGCTCACATCGACACTTCTCACATGGAGACACCTGGATAGCAGATAGTAATTAACACCCTTATAAACAgttcacacacagatacacatacacacagacaacaaAGAGTCTTCTCCTCTAAATTAATTTCTTGTTATCTTTGCCTCTGCCTCTTTGTTTGTCtcagtgtctgtctctctttttccagCGCCCGGTCTCTCTACagctatctctgtctctctgtctcacacacacacacacacacacagacacacacacacacagtctcctgCCTGTCTGACTTGTTCAATACAGTATGCATTCAGTGTCACAGAGCTACATCTATAGGGAAGTCCCATCCTTCTCAACTTCATTGCCAATGAATGCTTCATTTTAGAGAGAGCTGAGTCGAGAATTGAACTTCACTATCCAATCAGGGGAAATGGAGAAATCAATAGCAATgggaaacaaaagaaagaagctTCCAATTTTCTTGGTGCGTGAACAGAAACATTAGAAATGATTGGTTATCCAAGCATTTCTGTATGTCTGAAAATAGAACAAATGTGGGACAAAAGCTGGGACTGATAGTATACAGTTCAAATTACATCCAGCCTCTACATTCCCTGTGAAAGGCTTCATTTAGCAGCCGCTTGTATAAAGCCATACACCTTTAATCTTAACAAGAGAGCAAAGGTTAATTCCACCAACAGTGCTGTAGATTGCAGAGGCTTGCGCCTCCGCATGGCACTCCACTGTGAAAAATGGAACGAGGCAGCACTTAGTACAATGCCCAAGAACTTAGCAATCAGGCATAAAAACCTGCCTGTTGCTTAGTTTCAAAGCACCccaccaccccaccccaccccaccgcACAGCACAAAGGCTGACGTATGCCTCTTGTGAAAGTGGAGCTTCCTGCAGATTTCCCTCAGCAGAGGCTTGACATAGAACTGTCGGTAATACAGTGAGTTAGAGGAGGAAAATCCCATATTAGCCTTAACCTCCTGCTGAGACACTCGCCAACATAATGAGAGGTATTAGAAACCGGTAAATGTAGACGCAACACCCAGATTGTGGTGCAATCCTGAGTCGAGCCTTTCAAAGAAGTGTCagaagataaaacattaaagatcTTTGCTGGTGCATTTCTTCTGTCTCTTCACAAACACCCACATGCAGCAGTGTGCTCTGCAGAGTTGTAACATTACTATAACTGTAACGCTATCATCATGTGTATCAACAAACTGAATATGGAAACTCTCTGCTGAAGCAGGCAGCCTGCGGTAATATTCAGCCGTTgtgtgagaaaaaaagacaagtgctGACCTTTGCCATTATAAATCTGCCTGCCTGCTCACTCGCATGCTGTGAGGCAAGGTAACTAGTTTCTGTGTAGTGCCTGTGATAAACTCCATTGAACAGCCAGGAGTGTTCTGTCAGCACTTCTTTCAACTTTGAGGATGTCAAAAATGAGTGAATGCAGTTAATGGGCTCACCTTAAACTCTTCTAGCGAGGCGTAGATTTTGCCACGAAACTCGCAGTAGTTCTTTTTCTCCTTGCACATAGGGCAACATTGGCTAGTGTCCACTTTAATGCAGCGAGGGTGAACCTTGGGACATTCTGGCTTGGTGCACAGAGGGCCCTCATCTGTGCAGAGGCAAGGGCACGTTGAAGGGCCCGGGGTGAACTCCTCACCGATGGCAAATACAAAGCCGCTCTCATCCATGCAGCCTTTCCCCCTGTAGTCTGGGTAGGCGTACTCGTCGATGGCATCCAGGGAGAGGGTGACGTCACTGGTGGGGCCCTCGTCTATTTGGTTCAGGGTGTCCTGCTCAGTCCACAGCTCCTGGGGCTTCGCGCCCTTAGATCCTCGTGCCTGGGAGTTGATGTTTGGCCTGGCGCGGCTCACAGCAGTCCTGTTGAGGCCCCAAGAATTGATTTCCTCCGGCCTCTGCTGAGCACCGTATCCCGGCGGCTCCTCGGGGGCCTGCATGTCCTGGTGTTTGTCCTCCCTGGCTTGGGTCAACACTCTTTCTAGGCGTTCTCGGCTCGCTGGTAAGGTCGCTATAGGATTACACTGAGCAGCGCTCATCAGGAACCCCAGAACAAAGAGAACTTCTGCTGTCATGGCAACGGAGTGCAGCATCTCTCCCCACCACCAGCGAGGTGGGAAAACACCTTGGCTCACATAACACACTTCACATCTCAGGTGTGAGCCAGTCCATCTggaaagagaaaattaaactgGGGTTATGCGCTCagtatttttgttactttttatCCCAGGTGTGGAGTTTGTTTCATTTAGCCTCTAGAACAGTGTATGAAATTCAAGCGACTTCAGAGCCACAAGCAAACATCCCGCTGAGTATGACGCAAGGCTGTAGGATCAGTGAATTGGATCATCAGGACAAGGAGTATTCATAGGGCTGTGTTAGGAAATCAATACTGCTTCTTACTGTAACACTTCCCTGCATCAATCACTCCCAGCAGCGACTGAGTAAGAGGAAAATGGCCAAAGTAGGACCTGAATCTAACACTCTTAAGCTCCTGCTCCTCTCATGGAACAAAGCATCCGGATCAAtgtctgcttttttttaaatgaatcacaGTCAACTGTACAAAAGCAGAAATTGATTTGAAAATAGAACATAATTCCAGTCTGGAAAGATGATCTACTATAGCTGACAGAtatcaatttcaaaataaagccaGATCTGCTGCAGCTTTTGCAAAGTGCTGGATGTGCACCAGAACTTTCTCTAAAATAAGGTCCACTAAATACCTCATTGGTTTGTTTTAATCAAAAGTAAAAGCGCCtcactttttttaaatagttttctGCACTGTGAGGAGTCAATATACAACAGCTCAAGTGGAATGAAATCCCAGGATCAACTGCAGACGTTGCAGAGACTGCACATTTTTGAAAAGCTGCAGtcaatgtgtttgtttctgtctcttgctTAACTTGATTTACTGCGGCATCTTGAAATTCAAATGCCTGGTATGATGCTTTGCTGCGTTCGGTGGCCTACTTCCATTCATTTCCTTCTCACCAAATGTTCGGTGTCATCGCTGAGCTCGGCTTAACGGGCTGCAGTCGTGTTGACATTTATAGCTTATTTCAAAAAGTGAGATAACATAATATTGACTGACTCAACAATTAACTGTAATGTCCTGTCTGCACTTGTTTAAGAATATAGTTCACCATATTGATTAATTTGTCAAACACAATGAACACAGCTAATTTCCAACAGAGTGATTGGGAGCCCTAAACAGGAGGTGAAGAGCAACTGAGCATGAAATAAGCCGTAAGCAAATGTGTCTAGGTATGTGGTAATACATAGAAAGAGCAGAGATTATGCTGGGACAACTAGCCGCATTAATTCTATCCAGCTCCAACTACGAAGCCAAAGTCTCTCTATATGTTTTAAGTCATGCATTTTGATATTCATGAATTCTGAGCCATTCTGAGGGAAAGGGGCTGACATTGACTGCTGGCACGCCAGTGGTATTTGTGCGGTGTTTTAGCTGAATTGCTATGTTTGAGGCAGAATCCTTGGAGCTGCTGTGGAACGGAGAGGAAGCAGAATGAGGTGCATACCGATaacactgctgcagctgagtgcgagagagagagagggggagagaaggagagagagagagggatgagcCCAGGCTTAATTAGTAAAAGGACCTCATTTGGCTTTTCTCAGTCTCACCTCTCCACCTTAACAGCTGTTACTAGCTGTCTTActgatactgctgctgctgctctccgtCAGGACTGAGCACTGGGTAGCCCTCAGGCTGGTTGTCAACTGGGCACAACTAGACACAGTACCACAGTATCTTAAAGACCTAGGCTGCCGATAGATCGTTATTTCTCTCACTGTTGAAAAGACCAAAAGCAGCTGCAAATTGATCCTACTAACAAGCAAGTATGAATTAATTCAAATCCTAATTTAGCTTATTCCTCCATATTACCATGGATATATAAAGAGAATTAAACACAGTGTTGAAAGCGAGgacctgttcattcctatgaaagtttcTCAGTAGCACGTGAAGCCAAAAATGTTCAACTACTGCATATAAGAATACCCAGATAATCAGCACTGTGTACACACTGTGTGGCCTATTGAGCAGGCGCTCTGGAGACCTCCACCCACCAAGCCGGCTGCTTCCAGtttgcaaatttgcaaattCTACAATAGTGAAGGAATGATCCAGCTTACTCTCCCTATGACTGACTTGTGCtcattgcctttgttggttggattggtgaggtttaggcaaaaagAGTGGgacagggttagggttaggattaCAAAGTCAGGGTGAGCCAATTAAAGGCAGAGCAAGGCAGAGTAAAGCAGGCCATTCCTTcactatcctatcctatcctatcctatcctatcctctCCTCTCGCAAATTTGCTTCAAGTTCcgtgctctgctaacttgaagagggataaaaatgattcaatcatgcagctcttctagattTTCCAGTGTTATTTGACTGAATGGATCAATTCCAGGTAGTGAAAGAGTCATTTCACGGGGCTtagatgctcaaaaaaatgtatccactgatttacagacgtctctttcaccaTGTAAATCAATGGAAATAGTCTATATgggccacagggcatcatgtgaCGGATGTAATTACACTATTTGgtcactatgaaaattggctttaaagGAGGCCTGATTATGACCCATGTTTACGTTTACTGTAAGGCGACAACCTCTAGCGGCCGTAGCAATTATTATGGGAGCAAAGGAAGAAGTAAGGTGACGgggtgggtggatgggtcaGACAAATCCAGGACTCTGACCCAGGACACCGCTGGTCATGTCCCCTGTGAAACcaaaaatgttgatttatttaaatgtacacAGTAGTTGACTGAAATCACATTCTGAGCAGAATTAACTTTAAGGACTTTATTTAAGTCATGTAACAAACACACTTAATTTAACTCAAACCATGAtcctttttattattgttattattattattatcctccTTTTgccaaacctaaccaagtagttttggttACTGTGACCATTTCACAATGCAGTGCACCTATCACTGGTACTCTCCGAcggtcatatatatatattctgtaTGAGGATGTACTGGTTATTCCACTTGAGCTTGGTCTCACTCTCAAGTCActgaaatccagcacttgggcagtgacttacggcatcagaaaccaacaaaaaagggcgcctttaacgtcagcatgatacacggccatGCCGT contains the following coding sequences:
- the vwc2 gene encoding brorin; translation: MLHSVAMTAEVLFVLGFLMSAAQCNPIATLPASRERLERVLTQAREDKHQDMQAPEEPPGYGAQQRPEEINSWGLNRTAVSRARPNINSQARGSKGAKPQELWTEQDTLNQIDEGPTSDVTLSLDAIDEYAYPDYRGKGCMDESGFVFAIGEEFTPGPSTCPCLCTDEGPLCTKPECPKVHPRCIKVDTSQCCPMCKEKKNYCEFRGKIYASLEEFKVSPCEKCRCEPSGEVLCSVAACPQTECVDPEYEPDQCCPICKTGPNCYADTSVIPAGREVKIDECTICYCTYEEGTWQIERQATCSKNECQRS